The Chloroflexota bacterium genome has a window encoding:
- a CDS encoding acetyl-CoA carboxylase biotin carboxyl carrier protein subunit, translating into MATPVNAPMVGKILTIVGSVGDHVDEDETILVMEAMKMEIEVVAPAAGVIAEIRVAPGDAVDPDTVVATIDEA; encoded by the coding sequence ATGGCGACTCCGGTCAATGCGCCAATGGTCGGCAAGATCCTGACCATCGTTGGGTCGGTCGGCGATCACGTCGACGAGGACGAGACCATCCTGGTGATGGAAGCGATGAAGATGGAGATCGAAGTCGTGGCACCAGCGGCCGGCGTGATCGCGGAGATACGGGTCGCGCCCGGCGACGCCGTGGATCCGGATACCGTCGTTGCGACGATCGATGAGGCCTGA
- a CDS encoding OadG-related small transporter subunit: MKVFDPVTLGLVLAVLGMGGTLLTLFVLSLIVDLLKRLFPLRRELDSGASTGPRAPAPS; the protein is encoded by the coding sequence GTGAAGGTGTTCGACCCGGTCACGCTCGGGCTCGTCCTGGCCGTACTCGGCATGGGGGGCACGCTGCTCACACTGTTCGTGCTGAGCCTGATCGTCGACCTCCTGAAGCGGCTGTTTCCGCTGAGGCGAGAGCTGGATTCCGGCGCGTCGACGGGCCCCCGAG